A single genomic interval of Panthera uncia isolate 11264 chromosome A1 unlocalized genomic scaffold, Puncia_PCG_1.0 HiC_scaffold_17, whole genome shotgun sequence harbors:
- the LOC125935342 gene encoding olfactory receptor 2T4-like — protein sequence MEKTNWVANYTARSDFILVGIFNESKHPALLCLVIFVAFLMALTGNTILILLIHSDAYLHTPMYFFISQLSLMDIMYISVTVPKMLMDQVMGMNKISTTECGIQMFLYVTLAGSEFFLLASMAYDRYVAICHPLRYPVLMNPRVFLLLASGCWFLGSVDGFLFTPITMTFPFCRSREIHHFFCEVPAVLKLSCSDTSIYEIFMYLCCVLMLLIPVTVISGSYYFILITIHRMNSAEGQKKAFATCSSHMTVVILFYGAAIYTYMLPKSYHTPEKDMMVSVFYTILTPVLNPLIYSLRNKDVMGALKKMWNVEPVFHKT from the coding sequence ATGGAGAAAACCAACTGGGTGGCTAACTACACTGCGAGGTCAGATTTCATCCTGGTAGGAATCTTCAATGAATCCAAACACCCAGCTCTACTTTGTTTGGTGATTTTTGTGGCTTTCCTGATGGCCTTGACTGGAAACACCATCCTGATCCTACTGATACATTCTGATGCCTacctccacacccccatgtacttttTCATCAGCCAGCTGTCTCTCATGGACATAATGTACATTTCTGTTACTGTGCCGAAGATGCTCATGGACCAAGTCATGGGTATGAACAAGATCTCAACCACAGAATGTGGGATACAGATGTTTCTCTATGTGACACTAGCAGgttcagaattttttcttctagcctctatggcctatgaccgctatgtaGCCATCTGCCATCCCCTCCGTTACCCAGTCCTCATGAACCCTAGGGTGTTTCTCCTTCTAGCATCTGGTTGCTGGTTCCTGGGTTCAGTGGATGGCTTCTTGTTCACTCCCATCACCATGACCTTCCCCTTCTGCAGATCTCGGGAGATCCATCATTTCTTCTGTGAAGTCCCAGCGGTGTTGAAACTGTCTTGTTCAGACACCTCCATCTATGAGATTTTCATGTACTTGTGCTGTGTCCTCATGCTTCTCATTCCTGTGACAGTCATTTCAGGATCCTACTACTTTATCCTCATCACCATCCATAGGATGAACTCAGCAGAAGGCCAAAAGAAGGCCTTTGCCACTTGTTCTTCCCACATGACTGTGGTCATCCTCTTCTATGGGGCTGCCATTTATACTTACATGCTCCCCAAGTCCTACCATACACCTGAGAAGGACATGATGGTATCTGTCTTTTACACAATACTCACTCCTGTGCTCAACCCTTTGATCTATAGTCTAAGAAATAAGGATGTTATGGGGGCTCTGAAGAAAATGTGGAATGTGGAACCTGTCTTTCACAAAACTTAA